From the Cyanobium sp. M30B3 genome, the window AACGGGCACTGCCATCGCTGAGCTGAAGCGAGAACGACACACTCTGGCCTGACTGCAGGCCATCACCAGCAAGGGCAATCGCATAGCTCGCCGTGTTGCCTTCCGCAACTGTTGAAGCAGCCGCAACAAGCGTGAGCTGTTCAGTGAGATCGAGATTGATGTCGTTGAACTGAACGAACTCAAAGCCCTGTACTGTGTTCTCAATGGCGGTGTTGCTCAGCGCTGTGGCCGCGTTCCAGATGGTGTAATCGCTGGATGTGTCATTGAGAGCAAAGCCATCACCAGCCGCATCGACCGTCTGAACGCTCCAGTCGCGGAAGCGGCCGTACAGGAACAGGGTGTCGAGGCCATCGCCACCGATGAACTCGGTTTTGTAGGGCAGGAAGCCATACACAAAGTCGTTGCCACTACCGGCATCGACGATGGAGTCATAATAATCCGACTGATCGTAAGACGGCAGATCCTGGGAAGAAGAGCGCACATAGGCGCTGTTATCTGACGATTGGATATTGATGACATCATTGCCGGCACCCGTGCGGATCACAGCGCCATAGGCACCATGGCCGAACTGCACAAATGGCGTGGCCGAATCACGGGGATCAGGAAAGATCACCTGAACCAGATCATCACCACCGCCGGTGTCCAGGGTGGCGAAGGCGATCGCATCGCTCAGGATCACCCGGTTGTTTGCATCGCCGGTCTGAACCGTGATCGGATTCTTTTCCGAGCCAGCGATTCCAGCAAAGGAAGCGCCACCGGCGTTGATCTCAGACCATTGGGCGGGAGAAAGGTTATCTGTGCCCAGCGTGGTGTCGCGGTTGATCAGACCATTGACATTCCCGATCGTGGTGGTGATCAAAGCGTTGCTCACCGTCGCCCCACCGGCCGGAGTAGTCAGCGTCACGCCAAAGCTTTCGTTCGTTTCGGCAATGGCATCGCTGGTTGCCGCCACGGAGAAGCTGAGCAGCTGGGATCCCGCGGCCAGGGACCCGCCACTGCTGTTGGTCGCCGTCAGCGTCACCGCCTTGGTCACCGGATCGGTGCTGATCCCGGTAAAGGACACACCGGCGCCGGCCGTGAGGCCCGCATCGCTGAGCGCCGCAAAATCCACCCCTTCTGTGGCCGTCAGTCCCTCGGTATCCAGCGTCAGCGTGATGCTCTGACCCGCACCGAGGCCGACGCCATCGAGGGAAACCGCATAGTGGGCGTTGGCTCCTTCCAGCACGGAGGCCGAGCCGTCCAGGCGGATCACAGCGGCGTCTCCATCGCTGATCGTGGTGGAGACCGTGCCAGAACCGTTGGCGCCGGAGAGCGATACGGAATAGGTCTCGCTGCCTTCTGCGATGGAATCGGCGCTGGCGGCCAGCGAGAAGCTGAGGATCTGGGCCCCTGGCGCCACATCAATGCCGCTGGTGTTGGTGGCGGTAGCGGTGATCGCGCCGTTGGCGGCCGTGCTGATGCCGCTGAGGGTGATGCCACTTGCCGGGTTGAGCGCAGCGGCGATCAGCGCGGCAAAGTCCACCCCCTCCGTGGCCGTGCCGCTGGCCGAATCGAGGGTGAAAGTCACCGAGCGCCCAGCTCCCAGACCCACTCCATCGAGGGCCAGTGCATAGGAAGCGGCGGCACCTTCGGCAACGGTGGCCGAGCCGGTCAGCTTGAGCGCTGGGGCATCGTCATCCGTGATCGTGGTGGTGACCAAGCCAGCGGTCACCGTTGCGGAGCTGCTGTTGAGGGTGAGGCCAAAGGTTTCGTTCCCCTCAACGAAGGCATCCGCAACCGTTGCCGTTGCGAAGCTGAGGAACGCCGCACCGGCGACGAGATCAGCACCGCTGGTGTTGGTGGCAGTGACGGCGATCGAACCGTCGGCTGCTGTGCTGGTGCCTAGGGTTATGCCCACTGCGGCGTTCAGAACGGCGTCGGTGAGGGCCGCGAAGTCGAGACCTTCCGTGGCGGTGCCGCTGGCCGAATCGAGTGTGAAGCTCACCGAGCGCCCAGCACCGAGGCCCACACCATCAAGGGCGACGGAGTAGGAGGCGCTTGCCCCTTCAGCGACGGCTGCGGAGCCGGTTAGCTTGATGGCTACGGGATCGTCATCGGTGATGGTGGTGGTGATCGAACCAGCGCTCACTGTGGCGTTGGCACTGGTGAGGGATACCGAGAAGGTTTCAGGCCCCTCGGAGAAGAGATCGGAGGTGGTGGGCAGCTCGAAACTGAGCAGTTGAGAGCCAGCATCCAGATCAAGGATGAGATTGGTATTGGTGGCGGTGAGTGTGATGGCCTGCGTAAGTGGATCGGTGCTGATGTCGCTGAGGGTGATACCTACGGGGGTGGGTTTGATGCTTGCTGCGACGAGTGCATCGAAGTCGCGGCCTTCAGTTGCGGAGATCCCTGCTGTATCGAGCGTGAGGGTGACACTGCGACCGGCGCCAAGGGCAATGCCGCCATCGAGGGAGACGCCATAGGTTGCCCGGCTTCCTTCTGCCACTGCCGTTGATCCCGTGAGCCGGATCACCGGCAGGGAGGAATCGGTGATGGTTGTGGTGAATCTGGCGGCACTCACATCAGCGTCAATGCTGCTGAGAAGCACGTCATAGGTCTCGGGCAGCTCGGCTACTGCGTCAGCAGCGGCGGCAATGGAGAACCTGAGAAGCTCAGCATTGACAGCTAGCTCAGTGCTACCAATGTTGGTTGCCCTGCCGCTGATGGCTCCTGATACACCGGTGCTGATGTTGCTCAGTCTTACGCCTGTAACGGGCTGGAGATTCGTTGCAATGAGTCTGGCGAAATCGATCCCTTCTCTTGCAGTGCCCTCCAGCGTCGACAGAAGGAAGTCGACCGAGCGCCCAGCGCCTAGACCCACCCCATCCAGCGCCACTGCATAGGAAGCGGCGGCACCTTCGGCAACGGTGGCCGAACCCGTCAGCTTGAGCGCTGGGGCATCGTTATCTGTGATGGTGGTGGTGAGGCTGGCCGGTCCCTCCACCCCCACACCAGGGCCACCGGCCAGGTTGAGCGAGAAGGTTTCGTTCGCCTCGACGATCGGGTCGTTGGTGGTGTTGATCCCAAAGGAAAGCAACGCCGATCCCGCCGCAATATCCGCACCGCTGTTGTTGCTGGCGGTGACGGTGATCGAACCGTCGGCTGCTGTGCTGATCCCATCCAGGCTGATCCCGCTGGCCGGGTTGAGACCAGCGGCCAAAAGAGCCGCGAAGTCGGCCCCTTCCGTGGCTGTGCCGCTGGCCGTATCGATCGAGAAGATGACCGAGCGCCCAACGCCAAGGCCCACACCGGAGCCCAGGGAAATCGTGTAGGGCGCGGTGGCGCTGCCCTCCACAACCGACGCCGGCCCGCTGATCCGAACTGCGAGGGGATCGTTGTCGGTGATGGTGGTGTTGATCGAGCCGGCGCTCACCGTTGCGCTGGCACTGCTGAGCGATACCGAGAAGGTTTCAGGACCCTCCGAGAACAGATCGGCCGTGGTGGGGATCGAGACGCTGAGCAGCTGGGACCCAGCGGCCAACGTGGCTCCGCTGCTGTTGGTCGCCGTCAGGGTCACGGCCTTGGTCACCGGATCGGTGCTGATCCCGGTAAAGGACACACCGGCGCCGGCCGTGATCCCCCCAGCGACCAGCGCTGTAAAATCCGCTCCTTCTGTGGCCGTGCCACTGGCGGAATCGAGGGTAAGGGTGACGCTCTGGCCGGCCAGCAGACCGCTGCCGCCCAGCGACACGGCATAGGCCGCGGACTGCCCCTCCACGACCGATGACTTGCCGATGAGCGCGAGGGTTGGCGTGGGCACCAGATCGTTGATCGTGGTGGTCACCACGCCGCTGCTCACCACTGCCGTGCTGCTGGCGAGGGTGACGCCGAAGGTTTCGTCGCCCTCCACCACCGAATCGGTGATGGTCGGCAGCTGCACGGTGAGCAGCGTGGCGCCAACCGCCAGGGCAGCGCCGCTGGTGTTGGTGGCAGTGACGGTGACGGCGCCATTGGCGGCTGTGCTGATGCCGCCGAGGGTGATGCCGTCGGCCTTCTGCAGGCTTGAGGCGAGCAGGGCCGCGAAGTCGATTCCTTCGGTGGCGGTGCCACCGGCGGAATCGAGACTGAAGGTCACGCTGCGGCCAGCGGCCAGTCCGACGCCATCGAGGACCACCGCGTAGTCGGCGGTCTGTCCTTCGGTGACGGAGGCCGGACCGTTCAGGCGGATGGTGACGGGCAGGACGTTGCGGATCGTTGTGGAAACCGTCTGCGCCTGCACGAAGTCCGTGAGGGTGACGGTGAAGTCTTCGTCCGGCTCGTTTTGCAGATCCACCGCCACCGGCAGATTGAGGGTGGCGATGGTGGCCCCCGTGGCGAAGCCTCGGCTGGCGGAGGCCACCGCCCGGATCAGCCCCGTGGCTGCATCCACGCTCACATTGCTGAGCACGATGCCGGCCGCTGCCTGCAGCGAACCCGGCACCAGCGCCGCCAGGTCGGCGGAGAACTGGGCCGTGCCGTCGCTGAGCTGCAGGCTGAAGGCCACGCTGTCGCCACTGGCCAGGCCGCTGTCGCTGAGGGCGATGGTGTAACTGGCGCTAGCGCCCTCATTCACCGGGTCGGCCGGTCCGCTGAGGCTGAGGGTCTGCAGAGCATCGAGGTTGATATCGCTGAAGCGGATCGTTTCAAATCCGGTGATGCTGTTGCCGAAGGCATCGTTGAAGGTAACGATGCCCGCCTCGTTGCTCGAGGTGAGCTGATAGGAGGCGAAGGTGCCGGGCAGCAGCAGCACGTCGTTGCCTTCGCCGCCATCGAAGCGGGTCTGGCTGGCGGATGTGGTTACTTGAACAACGTCATTTCCGATGCCACCGTCGACGCTGGAGTTGGTGATCGTCGAGAGAATGATGTTGTCGGCACCCGCGCCACCGATCACACTGGACCGAGTGAACAGACCATTGACCTTCAGCTGGTCATTGCCCTCGCCGAGATCAATGAAGGCATCCTCAGCGGCGGTCTGTCCGGGTGTGCCGATCTCAACGATGTCGTTGCCGGCCTCGGTGTTGAGCGATGCAAAACGGAGGGCACCCACAAGGAAGGGGGTGTCGTTGGCATCACCTGTGAAGACATCAGTCTGATCGGTAGCAGTGCCCGTGATGCCCTGGAGCTTGGTGCGGTTGAAGCGGAAGGCTTCCCACAACTCAGATCCCGATGCGATGTCCGAGTTCAGCTCCGGAGCAAGAGCCTCCAAGCCATTGAGGTAGTAATCAGGCTGGCCAAAAACAGCGCTGCTTTCCTGCTGCCTGTAGAGAATCAGATCAAAGAGAATGTCGCCAAACTGAATTCGCTCGAATCCGGAGATCTGATTATTATTAGAAACGGCGAGAAAATCACGCTCATCAAGAATCGAATCCAACGTGACGATGCCATCTCCATCGCCGTCCTTGAACTCAATATCCCAATCAAAACGAGAGCCCTTGAGAACAATCAGATCACCATACTCAACCTCTTCAAGAGTCAGATCATCACTGAGGGTTATGCCAACACCGCCACCTGGATCTGCGCCGAAGACAGCGTCGTAATAGGTTGTGTTCGCGCCCCCCTTAAAGACGGACTGCCACGGCATCAGGACGCTGACTCGGTCATCGCCACCACCGGCAAAGATGCTGGACTGGAAGATGTATCCCTGGCTGGCATCGATGTTGACATCAGCCCTGATTGACTGGGTAATGCCCTGGCCAATGACAGAGAAATCGTCATCGCCATCGCCCATGCGGATGGTAGTTAAGTCCAAGGCATTGATATAGCCTCCGCCGGTCAGAACACCCGGAGGAAAACCAACTGCCCGAAGAACATCCTCTTCATCAAGAGGTGGCAAATAGACTACGGATCCGGATGACCGCTTCAGGCCATTATCGTCCAACAGAAATGTGCCATCCCCGCTGGCGGGATCAATAGCAAATAGAAAGCCCAGCCCGAAATCATTTTCGCCGGCCAGATTGTCTGGTAGAGCTACTCCCGTTCGCGCGAACCGCTGCTCCTCGGTTTCAGGGATCGAAAAGACCCCGCTGGTGTCGATCGTGCGCTGGCCGACCGAAGAGCCCCAGTTAAGAATTGTCATGGCGTGTCAAGTCTGCGAAGGCGCATTGGGCGATGTTGGCCCGACTGCCGCCCGCTGGAAAATGTCTAAGCTTGATGTAAATTATAGCATCGCACAGGCGCGCATGTCCAATAGAGAGTAGACAAAAGAACATTCATTCAATCGCTTGAAAACAACTCCTTACGCCATGGCCGGCATCACAGGAAAGCGGCCAAGAGAGTGGCAACGTTATCATGAAAAACACGTTGACAATTTAGCCCACATCGTCAACGAAAAGAATCAACAAAAGCCTTCGTAGTCAAACGGAGCAAAGGGGCAAGGCGGTGATCGGCAATTGAAATAGTAGATTTCAAAAGCCTTGTCCCCCTAGGAAGTCACGCACAGGTCGAGAGGATGGCTGATACCCATAGCCATAAATTCCACCTTGCTCATCATCCACAATGCGAGGCGTCACCATAATCACAAGCTCTCGTTTTTCCTTGCGGCTGGTCGTGGCACGAAAGAACTGACCAATCAGAGGTATGTCTCCCAATATGGGCCATTTGCTCACTTCCTGACGGTCAAAGTCTGAAATCACACCTGTCAGAATCAAAGTTTGACCATCACGCACCCGCAGCGCACCCGTATCCAGACTACGGATACTGAGAATATTCAGGTCTGAGCCACAGCCCTGGGGGGCAGGTTCCCGATCCGTAATCGCCGAGACACTGGGGGATAGGACAAAGGTGACAAACCCGTTGTCGTCAATTTTTTCAACACGAGCACCCAACACCAGACCAGCAGTGGACAACTCAGGGGTGCACACAACATTTCCCCCTTGAGAAGGCGTTTCAGTTTCATAGGCTGTCACCACGTTGGTACCAACTCGAACCACCCCTTCATTGGCACGTCTACGACCAATTGGACTATCCAAGCCGATATTAACGATTCCTTGATTTCCTTGCTGGGTGCTTGAAGATCCTGACGACTGGCTACTCCCCGTGCTGCCACCCGACTCGGAGCCCTCCCGCAGCAAGGAGGGATTTTCCTGCAGGATCAGGGTAGGACTGGCCAGCAGCTTGGTGGAACCTGAAACAATCTGAGCACGCACGAAATTGAAAAAGTTGTTTTTCGGATAATCCAGGCCGGGGTTAGGCTGCACCGAAGACTGGCGTGACGTGGAGGATTCTGAAGAGTTTCTCGCAGACGATCTGCTACTTGAACGGGATCCCGTTTCAGCAGCATTGGCACCAGTGCCAACAACAGTATCTCGCAAGGCATCAACAACATTTGCTGAACTCCGGCCTTGGTTGGTTGTGCGCCGGCCAAACAGCGGGTCGAATGCCGCCTCACCAGGAGGCATCAGATCGCCGAAAGCACCAAGCAGCTGACCGTTATCATTGACAATAAAGTTATTGCCCCACCTCACAGCAAAGCTGTTGGCCATATCGGCAGCATTGTCCAGATTCACATCCAGAATTTGCACGGTCAGAGCCACCTGCCGCTGGCGCAGATCAAGCTTTTTCAAATACTGCTCGGCTATCGAAACAATGGCCGGATCACCCACCAAGGTGATTGTGCCGAGACGGGTGTCCGTCGTGGCGCGCAGGCCAAGCAGCGGTCCGCTGGAGGCGCCGTAGGCTTCCACGTTGGTGATCGTGCTGCTCTGGGTGGTCTGCGAATTCGGAGACGATGACACCGCCTCTCCCTGGGCCACACCTTGCGTCACCGCGGTGGTGATCGTGTTGGTCTTGGTGACCGACGCTCCCAGATTGGCGAGGTAGTCGGCGGCGGCGTTGGGGCCCACCTGGTTGAGGCGGTAGATCTTCGACAGCTGGGGGCCGAAGGTCTTGGAGAGGGCATTGGGGCCGGCCAGGATCACCCGGCCTTCACGTTTGCCCTGTAAGCCTGCGGCCAGGAGGGCCGTGTTGAAGGCACGCCCGAAACTCTCACCCCGGAACGTGAGCGAGATCGGCCTGCTGCCCGGATCAGAGGCCCCAGCAGGTGCCGCAGGTGAAGCGGGCGAGGTGGGTTCAGCCACATAGGCAAAGCCATAGCCCCCCACCTGGGCCAGGGCCATCAGGGCATCCTTGGCCGGCGCGTTCTTGAGCGTCATCGTCACCGGCGGCCCGGGGAGCTCCAGGTAGCCGGGGTTGCGCAGGGTCATCGTGCCCACGGCCATGTCCCCCAGCGGTGGGGCCACGGCGCGCGGCTGCAGCGGCGGCGCGAAGGTGGGCAGGGGCACCGCACCGGGCTGGGCCAGGTTCGGGCGGCTGGTCTGCAGGCTGGCCTGGGGCACCGGCGAGGCGAAGGTCACGATCAGATTGCGGCCGTCGGCACTCACCACCGGACGGCCCAGGTTGATGCCGGGCAGCGGGGTGACCGAGAGGGCGAACGACTGGCCTCCGCCATCGAAGCTCACCGACTGCAGCCCCACCTCCGGCAGCGACAGACGCTGGGGCCCCACCCGCAGCCCCGACGGCACCGCCGTGAACAGCTGCCCCTGCCAGCTGGCGCCGTTGCTGCTCTGCTGCAGCTGGGGGGCGGGGCCGGTGCCCTCGATGATCAGCTCAATGGCATCCGGCAGGCGGCGCACCTTCAGCTGCAGGTTGATCAGCGGATCCACCCGCTGCGACTGGGGAATGGAACCCTGGCCTGCAAAACCAGCAGGAGCAGGCTGGGCACCGGCCGGAGCGGACCAGACCTGCAGTGCCAGGCCAGACGTGAGTGCTGCGGCAACGCGGGTCAGACGCACCATCCGTGCCAACAGAGTTTTCAAGTGGCAGTAACTTTAACGACGCTCAGCGGGAATTCATGCCGAGATGGTCGGTTTGATCAGTTGGTTGCCGGCGCCTTGTTCGCATCCTGAGAATTTTGATCCCCCGCAGGTGGCGGCTTGAGACCACCAGCTGGAGTTTTGTAAAAGGTGAGGGCCAGCTTCAACTCGGGAATGCGCGACTTGGGGGCATCAGCAGAGGCGGAAGAGCCGGCATTTGCACTGGAGATTTCCACCAGTTGCAACGCAAAATCACTGGGCACAACCAGTAAACTCAGTTTTTCTACGGACCGCATGAAGGCCAGCAGGCTGGGATAGGGGCCCCGGGCGGACAGCAACACCCGCTCGGCCTCCAGCCCCGCCGCCTGCAGGGGCGCCTGGACAGGCGGGGGCGGCTCAGCCGCAGCATTTGGCCTGGCGCGGGAGCCCGCCGCCGGAGCCTCTGGCGGAGCGGCGCTCGCTCCAGCCACCCCGGTTGGTTCGAACAGCTCCAGTTGCAGGCCATTGCGGCTGGCCTCCAGGTCCAACTGGGCCAGGAAGGTGCTGAATTCACCACTGCCCTCGATCAGCCGCAGCAGCTTCACCTGCTGCGACTCACTGCGCTCGATCTCCTGGCCGCTCTTGGCCAGCTGATCCCTCAACAGCGGCAGCTGCTGGCGCAGGGCCTCAAGCCGCTGAAACCTGGCACTGTTGGCCTGCAGTCCCAGCCACTGGGGAATGGTGTACAGGCTGGTGAGCGCCGCGGCCACCAGCCCGCCCAGCGCAACCGGCAGCCCCAGCAGCAGCCGTTGACGCCAGCGCAGCTGCTGGGCATTGGCGGCCTCCTGCAGGTTGGTCATGGCAGCAGCTCCTCCCGCTGGAGCAGGGCCAGGCGCTGGGCCAGCCCTTCGGCCCCGAGTTGCTCCAGGATCTGCTTTTCCGCCAGGGGCTGGATGGCGGGCCGGAACTGCACCGCGATCTCGAAGGTCACATCGCGTCCGGAGCCGGCCTGCTGGGGATCGGCCTGCTCCCGCGCGGCCCTCGCCAGGGTGACCCGGTTGGGATCGAACAGGGGCGAGCGCTTGAGTTCCAGTTGCAGGGCATTGATCAGGGCGAAGGGCTGGCGACCCACCGCCACCCCCTTGATCTGCAGACTCTGGCCGCCATCCCCCTGTTTCACCTCCGTGAGCTGGATGCCGCGGGGCACCCGCAGCTGCAGATCGCGCAGCACAGCCGAACCGGAGCGAACGCTCAGCAGCCCCTGCACCAGCGCCTGGTTGGCCGCCTTCACGCTGCCCAGCCGGGCCTGCTCAGCCTGCAGCCTGGTTTCAAAGGTCTTCACATCGGCCTCCACTGAGGAGAGGCTGTCGATCTCGGCGGTGAGCAGCCCACGGCGCAGCAGCACCAGACCGGCCATGCCCAGGGCCAGTCCCACCAGGGCAGCCCCGATCGCCGCGCCCTTGATCAGGGTGTCGCGGCTCTGGCGGGCCTCGTCGATCGGCTCCGGCAGACCGAGGGCCAGGCGCTTCTCGCGCAGCAGGTCAAAGGGGGTGGAGCTCATTGGCCGAGCTCCACGGCAGCCAGGCCAGCCATCAGCAGGGATCCATAGCCGCCGCGCTCCAGCAGTTCCAGCGGCAGGGCCAACTGCTCGCGGATGGCCTCCAGGCCCTCGAACGTCTCGGTGAACAGCAGCCGCACCGACTCAGCTCCAAGGCGGCTGCGGCAGAAACGTAGCGCCAGCTCGAGGGCCGGCACCAGATCGGGGGGTTCAAGGGGCAGACGCTTCTGGAACTCAGGCACCCCAGCCCGCCACACCACCAGGTCGCAGCCCTGGCTGTCGGGCTGCAGCAGGGCCACCAGCGCGTTGTCCGCACTGGCCTCCAGCTGGGAGGCCAGCGCCAGCTGGCGGCACACCTGGGCCGGAATCAGATGGCGCAGGGTGCCGCCGGCGATGGCAAACACCTCGATCCATGACTCCAGGGCATCGAGCGACATGCCCACCACCAGGGAACAGCCGGGCGCGTTGGCCAGGGGTTGCACATCCAGGCTGGCGTCCTCCAGGCTGAACGGCCAGCCCATGTCGGGGTGACGCTCGCGCAGCTCGTCGGCGGGCTCCTCCGGCTGGCTGCCGTCAGGCCATTCCACCACCCGCCAGTGCGCCGCCTCCTGGGGCAGCGCCACCACCAGGGCGGAATCCGGGGAGCTGTGCTCCAGCAACAGATCGCCGATGAAGTCGCCCAGGGCATCGAGGGCCACGGGCACCCCGGCGCGGCAGGTCCGGGCCGGCACCGGTGCCGACCAGGCCTCCCCCCCGGGCTTGCCCCCCTTGAGTGACTGGCCGAGCACAATCAGCGGGTCGCTCAGGTCGAGCAGCACCACCCGGGGGAACAACAGGGCTCGCAAGGGGCGCCATTGCGCCTCGATTCCCGCCAGAACCAAGACCGAACGAACCCGATTGAAAGGAAATTAACCAATCATTCGCGCCAAGGCAGCCCACTGCCAACCGCTTCTCCGATGTGGCCCAACCCATGGCGCTGGAGCTGCCGGCTCAAGCCCTCGAGAATCTGGGGCACCAGGGCCGGGCCCGCGTAGATCCAGCCGGTGTAGAGCTGCACCAGCGAGGCACCGGCCGCGATCCGCTCCCAGGCCGCCTCGGCCGAATCGATCCCGCCCACACCGACCAGGGGCAGGGCCGGGCCGGCGGTGGCCCGCAGGCGGCGCAGCACCTCCAGCGCCCGATGGCGCAGGGGGGCACCACTGAGGCCGCCACTCTCTTCGCTGAGGGGGTTGCCGGTCTGGGGCAACACCCGCCCCTCCAGGCCCAGCCGGTCCAGGCTGGTGTTCACGGCGATCACTCCGGCCAGCCCCTCCTGGTAGGCCAGGCGTGCGATCGCGTCGATGGCGTCGTCCTCCAGGTCCGGGGCGATCTTCACCAGCAGCGGCGGGCAGCCCGGCAGGCGCCGCAGCCGCTCCACCAGCCGCCGCAGCAGCACTTCGTCCTGGAGCTCGCGCAACCCTGGGGTGTTGGGTGAACTCACGTTGATCACGGCGTAATCGGCCAGGGGCGCCAGCAGTTCCAGGGAGGCGGCGTAGTCGTCGGGAGCCTGCTCCAGCGGGGTGATCCGCGACTTGCCCAGGTTGATCCCCAGCACCGCCGGCCGCTGGCCCGGCGGGCTCAGGCGCTGGCGCTCGAGCAGGCGGCCGCAGGCCTGCGCACCCTGGTTGTTGAAACCCATGCGGTTGAGTGCCGCCCGTTCCGCCGCCAGCCGGAACAGCCGCGGCCGGGGATTGCCGGCCTGGGCATGCCAGGTGATCGTGCCCAGCTCGGCAAAGCCGAAACCGAACAGGTGCCAGATCCCCGCCGCCACGCCGTTCTTGTCAAAGCCAGCCGCCAGCCCCACTGGATTGGCAAACCTGCAGCCGAACAGGGTCTGCTCCAGGCGCGGATCCGGGCGGCGCAGTTCCGCCCCCACCCCGGCGAGCAAGCCCTGCAGCAGGGGCCACTCCCGCCGCAGGCTGAGCTGGCCCAGGGCCGTGAGGCTGAGCAGGCTGAGCTGCTCGGCGTCGGCCCCGTCGTCCTGACGCAGCAAGGGGCCCACCAGCCGCCCGTAGAGCGCCCCCGACCGGCCTGGCACCACTCCCGTCGCTGCTCCAGCTCCCGCCCCTGGCTGCGCCATCGCGGCTTTCACTCCCGTTGCGCCAATCCTGGCGTCTCCCGCTGCAGGCGCCAGCGGCCATCGGCCAGCGGCTGCACCAGCCAGTCGCGCCAGGGGAAGGCTTCACGGCGTTGCTCCAGGCTGCGCAGCGGCATCTCCAGCAGCTGGGCCAGTTCCACCAGCGACAGCCCATGGCCGCCCTGGGCCAGGCGATCGGCCAGCTCCAGGCGGCTGAGGAGGTCAACCAGGGCTGGGGGAGCCGGGTCGGCCTGGGGCATCGATACGCACTCGTGGCGCTCAGCATCGGCCAACGCCGGGGGCTGGCCCCGGGAGAAGGCCACGGCGATCGCGTCGCAGCGGTCGTTGTCGGGATCACCGCTGTGGCCCTTCACATGCTGGAAGCGCAGATCGGGCACGCGAGCCGCGTCCAGCTCTTCCCAGAGATCGCGGTTGAGCACAGGCCCGCCGGAGGCGGTGCGCCAGCCCTTGCGCTTCCAGCCATGGATCCAGCGCTCCAGGCCGTCGATCAGGTAGCGGCTGTCGGTGCGGATCACCAGCGCCGGATGGCGCGGCAGGGCCTGGAGCTCCCGCATCAGGGCCAGGGCCGCCGTGAGTTCCATGCGGTTGTTGGTGGTGGCCGGGTCCGGCCCGCCCAGCTCACGCACCGTGCCGTCCTCGAAGCGCAGCAGCGCCCCCCAGCCACCGGGGCCGGGATTGCCACTGCAGGCCCCATCGCAGGCCGCGGCCACAACCCGCACCGGCTCATCCACCACTGGACAACCCCTCAATTTCCGCTAAAGAGCCTTTCTGATTTGGACCAATGCCCAAGGGCAGGAGCACAGCCATGAGCAATTCGCCCCAGCCCAGTCCCAGGAGAACCTACCTGGCAGCCACCGCTGTTTCGCTCCTGGCGGCGGCGGCCGTGCCCCAGCAGCTGGCGCGGGCCGCCGTGGCCTTCGGCAGCGAATCCCTGGCCCAGGATCGGGTGATTGCCCTGGCCCAACCCCTCAGCAACGACCGCTGGAATCTGATCGTGCTCGAACAGCGCGAGCCGGCTCCTCCCTGCTGGCGTCGCAACGTCAACGGCAGCGTTCTCACCTACGAGATGCACCTGCCGGAGAGCACCTGCGGCCGCTATCTCTCCAGCAGCGCCTACTCCCTGCGCGTTGGCGGTGAAGATCTGCGCCAGCCCTGGCGGCTGCGCGTGGAACACAACAACGGCCAG encodes:
- a CDS encoding PilN domain-containing protein, encoding MSSTPFDLLREKRLALGLPEPIDEARQSRDTLIKGAAIGAALVGLALGMAGLVLLRRGLLTAEIDSLSSVEADVKTFETRLQAEQARLGSVKAANQALVQGLLSVRSGSAVLRDLQLRVPRGIQLTEVKQGDGGQSLQIKGVAVGRQPFALINALQLELKRSPLFDPNRVTLARAAREQADPQQAGSGRDVTFEIAVQFRPAIQPLAEKQILEQLGAEGLAQRLALLQREELLP
- a CDS encoding general secretion pathway protein D, translated to MVRLTRVAAALTSGLALQVWSAPAGAQPAPAGFAGQGSIPQSQRVDPLINLQLKVRRLPDAIELIIEGTGPAPQLQQSSNGASWQGQLFTAVPSGLRVGPQRLSLPEVGLQSVSFDGGGQSFALSVTPLPGINLGRPVVSADGRNLIVTFASPVPQASLQTSRPNLAQPGAVPLPTFAPPLQPRAVAPPLGDMAVGTMTLRNPGYLELPGPPVTMTLKNAPAKDALMALAQVGGYGFAYVAEPTSPASPAAPAGASDPGSRPISLTFRGESFGRAFNTALLAAGLQGKREGRVILAGPNALSKTFGPQLSKIYRLNQVGPNAAADYLANLGASVTKTNTITTAVTQGVAQGEAVSSSPNSQTTQSSTITNVEAYGASSGPLLGLRATTDTRLGTITLVGDPAIVSIAEQYLKKLDLRQRQVALTVQILDVNLDNAADMANSFAVRWGNNFIVNDNGQLLGAFGDLMPPGEAAFDPLFGRRTTNQGRSSANVVDALRDTVVGTGANAAETGSRSSSRSSARNSSESSTSRQSSVQPNPGLDYPKNNFFNFVRAQIVSGSTKLLASPTLILQENPSLLREGSESGGSTGSSQSSGSSSTQQGNQGIVNIGLDSPIGRRRANEGVVRVGTNVVTAYETETPSQGGNVVCTPELSTAGLVLGARVEKIDDNGFVTFVLSPSVSAITDREPAPQGCGSDLNILSIRSLDTGALRVRDGQTLILTGVISDFDRQEVSKWPILGDIPLIGQFFRATTSRKEKRELVIMVTPRIVDDEQGGIYGYGYQPSSRPVRDFLGGQGF
- a CDS encoding ribonuclease HI, giving the protein MVDEPVRVVAAACDGACSGNPGPGGWGALLRFEDGTVRELGGPDPATTNNRMELTAALALMRELQALPRHPALVIRTDSRYLIDGLERWIHGWKRKGWRTASGGPVLNRDLWEELDAARVPDLRFQHVKGHSGDPDNDRCDAIAVAFSRGQPPALADAERHECVSMPQADPAPPALVDLLSRLELADRLAQGGHGLSLVELAQLLEMPLRSLEQRREAFPWRDWLVQPLADGRWRLQRETPGLAQRE
- a CDS encoding quinone-dependent dihydroorotate dehydrogenase yields the protein MAQPGAGAGAATGVVPGRSGALYGRLVGPLLRQDDGADAEQLSLLSLTALGQLSLRREWPLLQGLLAGVGAELRRPDPRLEQTLFGCRFANPVGLAAGFDKNGVAAGIWHLFGFGFAELGTITWHAQAGNPRPRLFRLAAERAALNRMGFNNQGAQACGRLLERQRLSPPGQRPAVLGINLGKSRITPLEQAPDDYAASLELLAPLADYAVINVSSPNTPGLRELQDEVLLRRLVERLRRLPGCPPLLVKIAPDLEDDAIDAIARLAYQEGLAGVIAVNTSLDRLGLEGRVLPQTGNPLSEESGGLSGAPLRHRALEVLRRLRATAGPALPLVGVGGIDSAEAAWERIAAGASLVQLYTGWIYAGPALVPQILEGLSRQLQRHGLGHIGEAVGSGLPWRE